A portion of the Fusobacterium nucleatum genome contains these proteins:
- a CDS encoding rhodanese-like domain-containing protein → MIDVIDNISAYFDNDLINIIYKDLKMNGFSDEEIEKILKDKNRDLPMMEVNIFQLNRYKLGSIGFTSRELENLKIDFVEEKLLSNDYNGDKPTNKIVYLKVLFDKGSKKILGCQIANEKNIEARLNAIKSIIEKGGDLKDLVKYKVNPTDNEWNPDILNILALNVMAKSEKISTDIEAKDIENLLKNKEFLLDVREDYEYQNGHIKGAVNLPLREILSQKDTLPKDRDIYVYCRSAHRSADAVNFLKSLGFDKVHNIEGGFIDISFNEYHKDKGNLENSIVTNYNFD, encoded by the coding sequence ATGATAGATGTGATAGACAATATATCAGCATATTTTGATAATGATTTAATTAATATAATTTACAAGGATTTAAAAATGAATGGGTTTTCTGATGAAGAGATAGAAAAAATATTAAAAGATAAGAACAGAGATTTACCTATGATGGAAGTAAATATTTTTCAATTAAATAGATATAAGTTAGGAAGTATAGGTTTTACTTCAAGAGAATTAGAAAATTTAAAAATAGATTTTGTTGAAGAAAAATTGTTATCTAATGACTATAATGGAGATAAGCCTACAAATAAAATAGTTTATTTAAAAGTATTATTTGATAAAGGAAGCAAAAAGATTTTAGGCTGCCAAATTGCAAATGAAAAAAATATTGAAGCAAGACTTAATGCAATAAAAAGCATAATTGAAAAGGGTGGAGATTTAAAAGACTTAGTAAAATACAAAGTAAATCCTACTGATAACGAATGGAATCCAGATATTTTAAATATTTTAGCACTTAATGTAATGGCAAAGAGTGAAAAAATCTCAACTGATATTGAGGCAAAAGATATTGAAAATCTTTTAAAAAACAAAGAGTTTTTATTAGATGTTAGAGAAGATTATGAATATCAAAATGGACATATAAAAGGGGCAGTTAATTTACCTCTTAGAGAAATCTTATCCCAAAAGGATACATTACCAAAAGATAGAGATATTTATGTATATTGTAGAAGTGCACATAGAAGTGCTGATGCAGTTAATTTCTTAAAAAGTCTTGGTTTTGATAAGGTACACAATATTGAAGGAGGCTTTATAGATATTTCTTTTAATGAATATCATAAAGATAAGGGAAATTTGGAAAATAGTATAGTTACAAATTATAATTTTGATTAG
- a CDS encoding DUF4846 domain-containing protein has product MKNRTYNFFIIILLFSLQTFLYAEINYVNKKGMTIETRYNVPTGYKRVNVEKRSFAEFLRNQKLKPYGEKALYYNGKEKPNSGIYDSVLDVEIGKQDLHQCADAIMLLRAEYLYSKKEYNKINFHFTSGFEAKYSKWIEGYRISVQGKGSYVKKANPSNTYKDFKNYMNIVFSYCGTLSLEKEMKLQSLDKMKIGDIFIKGGSPGHAVIIVDMAENDKGEKIFMLAPAQQTQILINPNNKELGVWYSLKGKAELITPEWDFSINQLRSF; this is encoded by the coding sequence ATGAAAAATAGAACATATAATTTTTTTATAATTATTTTGCTTTTTAGTTTACAAACTTTTTTATATGCAGAAATAAATTATGTTAATAAAAAGGGAATGACAATAGAAACAAGATATAATGTTCCTACTGGATATAAAAGAGTGAATGTTGAAAAAAGAAGCTTTGCTGAATTTTTAAGAAATCAAAAGTTAAAACCTTATGGAGAAAAAGCATTATATTACAATGGTAAAGAAAAACCAAATAGTGGAATTTATGACAGTGTACTGGATGTAGAAATAGGAAAACAAGATTTACACCAATGTGCAGACGCAATTATGTTACTTAGGGCTGAATATCTTTATTCAAAAAAAGAATATAATAAAATTAATTTTCATTTTACTTCTGGTTTTGAAGCTAAGTACTCAAAATGGATAGAGGGTTATAGAATAAGTGTCCAAGGTAAAGGCTCTTATGTTAAGAAAGCTAATCCTTCAAATACATATAAAGATTTTAAAAATTATATGAACATAGTTTTTTCATATTGTGGAACTCTTTCACTAGAAAAAGAAATGAAATTACAAAGTTTAGATAAAATGAAAATAGGAGATATTTTTATAAAAGGTGGAAGCCCAGGACATGCTGTAATTATTGTTGATATGGCAGAAAATGATAAGGGAGAAAAGATATTTATGTTGGCACCTGCACAACAAACACAAATATTGATAAATCCTAATAATAAAGAATTAGGAGTATGGTATTCATTAAAAGGAAAAGCTGAACTTATTACACCTGAATGGGACTTTTCTATAAATCAATTAAGAAGTTTTTAA
- the aroB gene encoding 3-dehydroquinate synthase produces the protein MKKIFDDIYVGSNIISKLNDYTEDFDKILIFSNETIADLYFEKFKSTLNEKDKVFYFAIKDGEEYKNIESILPVYDFMLENNFSRKSLIISLGGGVICDMGGYISATYMRGIEFIQVPTSLLAQVDASVGGKVAINHPKCKNMIGSFKNPYRVIIDVEFLKTLPKREFKSGMGELLKHSFLTKDKSYLEYIENNVEKIKNLDNEVLENIVEQSIRIKKHYVDIDPFEKGERAFLNLGHTYAHALESFFDYKAYTHGEAVSKGIIFDLELSLLRGQIDKEYLERARNIFKLFDIDTDLIYLPSDKFIPLMRKDKKNSFNKIITILLDSEGHLSKTEVKEDEIVKIIDKYKNNFLRASIDIGTNSCRLLIAEVEKDNENITFKKEIYKDLEIVKLGEDVNKNKFLKEEAIERTLKCLKKYRKIIDKYSIEEKNIICFATSATRDSTNKDYFIKKVFDETKIKINCISGDKEAYINFKGVISSFDRDFKDNILVFDIGGGSTEFTLGNMQGIEKKISLNIGSVRITEKFFLNNKLYNYSEENRIKAKDWVKENLKELEDFKKLNFSLIGVAGTTTTQVSVREKMEVYDSEKIHLSNLTSKEINDNLSLFIKNINKQEIKGLDPKRKDVIIGGTIILKEILDYFGKDFIIVSENDNLMGAILEGVENK, from the coding sequence ATGAAAAAAATTTTTGATGATATTTATGTTGGTTCAAATATAATTTCAAAATTAAATGATTATACAGAAGATTTTGATAAAATCTTAATCTTTTCAAATGAAACAATAGCTGACTTATACTTTGAAAAATTTAAGTCAACTTTAAATGAAAAAGATAAGGTTTTTTATTTTGCAATAAAAGATGGAGAAGAATATAAAAATATTGAAAGCATATTACCAGTTTATGATTTTATGTTGGAAAATAATTTTTCAAGAAAATCTTTAATTATTAGCCTTGGTGGCGGGGTTATCTGTGATATGGGTGGATATATTTCAGCTACCTATATGAGAGGAATAGAATTTATACAAGTTCCTACTTCACTTCTTGCACAAGTTGATGCAAGTGTTGGAGGAAAAGTTGCTATAAATCATCCTAAATGTAAAAATATGATAGGAAGTTTTAAAAATCCATATAGAGTTATTATTGATGTAGAATTTTTAAAAACTCTACCTAAAAGAGAATTTAAATCTGGGATGGGAGAACTTTTAAAACATTCTTTTTTAACAAAAGATAAAAGCTATTTGGAATATATAGAAAATAATGTTGAAAAAATTAAAAATTTAGATAATGAAGTTTTAGAAAATATTGTAGAACAATCTATAAGAATTAAGAAGCATTATGTAGATATAGACCCTTTTGAAAAGGGAGAAAGAGCCTTTTTAAATTTAGGACATACTTATGCACATGCCTTAGAAAGCTTTTTTGACTATAAAGCCTATACTCATGGAGAAGCTGTTTCTAAAGGAATAATTTTTGATTTGGAATTATCTCTTTTAAGGGGTCAAATTGATAAAGAATATTTAGAGAGAGCTAGAAATATTTTTAAACTATTTGATATAGATACTGATTTAATATATTTACCTAGTGATAAATTTATTCCTTTAATGAGAAAAGATAAAAAAAATTCTTTTAATAAGATTATTACAATTTTATTAGACAGTGAAGGGCATTTATCTAAAACAGAAGTTAAAGAAGATGAAATTGTTAAAATTATAGATAAATATAAAAATAATTTTTTAAGGGCAAGTATTGATATAGGAACTAATTCTTGTCGTTTATTAATTGCAGAAGTTGAAAAAGATAATGAAAATATTACTTTTAAAAAAGAAATTTATAAGGATTTAGAAATAGTTAAACTTGGGGAAGATGTAAATAAAAATAAATTTTTAAAAGAAGAAGCTATTGAAAGAACTTTAAAATGTCTAAAAAAATATAGAAAAATTATAGATAAATATTCAATAGAAGAAAAAAATATTATTTGTTTTGCAACATCTGCAACAAGAGATTCTACTAATAAAGATTATTTCATTAAAAAAGTTTTTGATGAAACTAAAATAAAAATTAATTGTATTAGCGGTGATAAAGAAGCCTATATAAATTTCAAGGGAGTTATAAGTTCTTTTGATAGAGATTTTAAAGATAATATTTTGGTTTTTGATATAGGTGGAGGTTCAACAGAATTTACCCTTGGTAATATGCAAGGTATAGAAAAGAAAATAAGTTTAAATATAGGTTCTGTTAGAATAACTGAGAAGTTTTTCTTAAATAATAAGCTATATAATTATTCAGAAGAAAATAGAATTAAAGCAAAAGACTGGGTAAAAGAAAACTTAAAGGAACTTGAAGACTTTAAAAAACTAAACTTTTCTTTAATTGGCGTGGCAGGAACAACTACAACACAAGTCAGTGTTAGAGAGAAAATGGAAGTATATGATAGTGAAAAAATACATCTTAGTAACTTGACAAGTAAAGAAATTAATGATAATTTAAGTTTGTTTATAAAAAATATAAACAAACAAGAAATAAAAGGTTTAGACCCTAAGAGAAAAGATGTTATAATAGGAGGAACTATTATATTAAAAGAAATTTTAGATTATTTTGGAAAAGATTTTATAATAGTTTCTGAAAATGATAATCTTATGGGAGCTATATTAGAAGGAGTAGAAAATAAATGA
- a CDS encoding Cof-type HAD-IIB family hydrolase, producing the protein MKLVVSDLDGTLLNDDSEVSNETIEMIKKLKENGIEFAIATGRSFNSANKIRKEIGLEIYLICNNGANIYNKNGKMIKNNIMPADLIRKVINFLTENSIGYFAFDGSGINFYVPNDIEIDAELLNEHIPHYIKNLEDINNLPALEKILIIEEDTERIYEIKDLVHKNFDNELEIVISADDCLDLNIKGCSKRGGVEYISQELKINPKEIMAFGDSGNDYKMLKFVGHPVAMKDSFMSKRDFENKTDFTNDESGVAKYLQKYFNL; encoded by the coding sequence ATGAAGTTAGTAGTTTCTGATTTAGATGGAACTCTTTTAAATGATGATAGTGAAGTAAGCAATGAAACAATAGAAATGATTAAAAAATTAAAAGAAAATGGAATAGAATTTGCCATTGCAACAGGTAGAAGCTTTAACTCTGCCAATAAAATTAGAAAAGAAATAGGATTAGAAATTTATTTAATATGCAACAATGGAGCAAATATATACAATAAAAATGGCAAGATGATTAAAAATAATATTATGCCAGCTGATTTAATTAGAAAAGTTATAAATTTCTTAACTGAAAATAGTATTGGATATTTTGCTTTTGATGGAAGTGGAATAAATTTTTATGTTCCAAATGATATAGAAATAGATGCTGAACTTTTAAATGAGCATATTCCACATTATATTAAAAATTTAGAGGATATAAATAATCTTCCTGCCTTAGAGAAAATTTTAATTATTGAAGAAGATACTGAAAGAATATATGAAATAAAAGACTTAGTTCATAAAAACTTTGATAATGAATTAGAAATAGTTATATCTGCTGATGATTGTTTAGACTTAAATATAAAAGGTTGTAGCAAAAGAGGTGGAGTAGAATATATTTCACAAGAATTAAAAATAAATCCAAAAGAAATTATGGCTTTTGGAGATAGTGGAAATGACTATAAAATGTTAAAATTTGTTGGTCACCCTGTTGCTATGAAAGATAGCTTTATGAGTAAAAGAGATTTTGAAAATAAAACTGATTTTACAAATGATGAGAGTGGAGTGGCTAAATATTTACAAAAATATTTTAATTTATAA
- a CDS encoding NUDIX hydrolase: MKFTHISKKQVFKNDVITVFEEKLSLPNNNIVTWTFTGKKEVVAIIAEMDGEIIFVKQYRPAIKKELLEIPAGLVEKGEDIVEAAKREFEEEIGYRANKLEKICTYYNSAGVNAGQYHLFYASDLEKTHQHLDENEFLEIVTIPINEINIFSFEDSKTIIALSYLNMKNKK; the protein is encoded by the coding sequence ATGAAATTTACACATATATCAAAAAAGCAAGTTTTTAAAAATGATGTAATAACAGTTTTTGAGGAAAAGCTTAGCTTGCCTAATAATAATATTGTAACTTGGACATTTACAGGAAAAAAAGAAGTTGTTGCAATAATAGCAGAAATGGATGGTGAAATCATTTTTGTAAAGCAATATAGACCTGCAATTAAAAAGGAACTTCTTGAAATCCCAGCAGGTTTAGTAGAAAAGGGAGAAGATATTGTTGAAGCTGCTAAAAGAGAATTTGAAGAAGAAATTGGTTATAGAGCAAATAAACTAGAAAAGATATGTACTTACTATAATTCAGCAGGGGTAAATGCAGGGCAATATCATCTATTTTATGCAAGTGATTTAGAGAAAACTCATCAACATCTTGATGAAAATGAATTTCTTGAAATTGTTACAATCCCTATAAATGAAATAAATATTTTTAGCTTTGAAGATTCAAAAACTATAATTGCATTAAGTTATTTAAATATGAAAAACAAAAAGTAG
- the sppA gene encoding signal peptide peptidase SppA, giving the protein MFVLSALLQAVIISIVIIIVLLIPIFFILGKLKNKDKVSLKGVKTVVFNLNELVEDYMISTVSINKTLSHEAVLKALENLVNDKKIEKIIIDVDEVDLSRVHIEELKEIFEKLSVNKEIIAIGTTFDEYSYQVALLANKIYMLNTKQSCLYFRGYEYKEPYFKNILANLGITVNTLHIGDYKVAGESFSNDKMSEEKKESLINIKETLFQNFINLVKEKRKVDITNEIFSGDLIFANSEKAIQLGLIDGLSTYEEIGIDYNEDTVDFGEYVSAYKRKKNKSKNTIAIINLEGEIDTRESKESIINYDNVVEKLDELEDIKNLKGLVLRINSPGGSALESEKIYQKLKKLDIPIYISMGDLCASGGYYIATVGKRLFANPVTLTGSIGVVILYPEFTETINKLKVNMEGFSKGKGFDIFDVSSKLSEESKEKIIYSMNEVYSEFKEHVMEARNISEEDLEKIAGGRVWLGSQAKENGLVDELGSLNDCINSLVKDLELKDFKLTYIRGRKSIMEVVSAMKPQFIKSDIIEKIKMLKSYSNKILYYDESLENL; this is encoded by the coding sequence ATGTTTGTTTTATCTGCATTGTTACAAGCAGTTATTATTTCAATAGTTATTATAATTGTTCTTCTTATTCCTATTTTTTTTATATTAGGAAAGTTGAAAAATAAAGATAAAGTTTCTTTAAAAGGAGTTAAAACAGTAGTTTTTAATTTAAATGAGCTTGTTGAAGATTATATGATATCTACTGTATCTATCAATAAAACTTTATCTCATGAAGCAGTTTTAAAAGCCTTAGAAAATTTAGTTAATGATAAAAAAATTGAAAAAATAATAATAGATGTTGATGAAGTTGATTTATCAAGAGTACATATTGAAGAATTAAAGGAAATTTTTGAAAAATTATCAGTTAATAAAGAAATTATTGCAATAGGAACTACTTTTGATGAGTATTCCTACCAAGTTGCCTTACTTGCAAATAAAATCTATATGTTAAATACTAAACAATCTTGTTTATACTTTCGTGGTTATGAATACAAAGAACCTTATTTTAAAAATATCTTAGCTAATTTAGGAATTACAGTAAACACTTTACATATAGGAGATTATAAGGTTGCAGGAGAAAGTTTTAGTAATGATAAAATGAGTGAAGAAAAAAAAGAATCTTTAATAAATATTAAAGAAACTTTATTTCAAAATTTTATAAATTTAGTTAAAGAAAAAAGAAAAGTTGATATAACAAATGAAATTTTTTCAGGAGATTTAATCTTTGCTAATTCTGAAAAGGCTATACAATTAGGCCTAATTGATGGGCTTTCTACTTATGAAGAAATTGGAATAGATTACAATGAAGATACTGTTGACTTTGGAGAATATGTTTCTGCATACAAAAGAAAGAAAAATAAAAGTAAAAATACAATAGCTATAATTAATCTTGAAGGAGAAATTGATACAAGAGAAAGTAAAGAATCTATAATTAATTATGATAATGTTGTAGAGAAATTAGATGAATTAGAAGATATTAAAAATTTAAAAGGACTTGTTTTAAGAATTAATTCCCCTGGTGGAAGTGCCTTAGAAAGTGAAAAAATATATCAAAAGTTAAAAAAATTAGATATACCAATATATATTTCTATGGGAGATTTATGTGCAAGTGGAGGATATTATATTGCAACTGTTGGTAAAAGGTTATTTGCCAATCCTGTAACATTAACTGGTTCAATAGGAGTTGTTATTTTATATCCAGAATTTACTGAAACAATTAATAAATTAAAAGTAAATATGGAAGGTTTTTCAAAGGGAAAAGGCTTTGATATATTTGATGTTTCTTCAAAGTTAAGTGAAGAATCAAAAGAAAAAATTATATATAGTATGAATGAAGTGTATAGTGAATTTAAAGAGCATGTTATGGAAGCAAGAAATATCAGTGAAGAAGATTTAGAAAAAATTGCTGGTGGTCGTGTATGGCTTGGAAGTCAGGCAAAAGAAAATGGTCTTGTTGATGAACTAGGTTCATTAAATGACTGTATAAATAGTCTAGTAAAAGATTTAGAACTAAAAGATTTTAAATTGACTTATATTAGAGGAAGAAAATCTATAATGGAAGTTGTATCTGCTATGAAGCCTCAATTTATAAAGTCAGATATAATTGAAAAAATTAAAATGCTTAAAAGTTATTCTAATAAAATTTTATATTATGATGAAAGTTTAGAGAATTTATAA
- a CDS encoding sodium:solute symporter family protein: MLIMTWLITFIVVVGIGVYAGTKIKSSNQWSGGDRSLGVLSLGCVFAAWQIGGMAIVGAAQNGYNLGISGAWYSIAGSFYFIVLAFFAKVIREKMPGESVPKYLQIRFDSKTSKLYSYAWIIYGFFYIPIQLKTVSSIISLVVPELNGILIMLIGVTVAVLYTGFSGMKGASAVGRVVCIGIYILLIVFTIITLQKFGGYRELMQKLPQEYSKMNNMPIQRIIAWIFGGCISTAVMQSVLQPLLAAKDPETARKGSILGYLISAPICFFTALCGILSKVSGADLGDGTTAFAYAIKTFSSPVFAGIIFAFSTMIIAATMATMMLATGTIITNIYKTQINPEADDNKILKMSKVITFIFAYLTLIPAFLIPSSSLTNLFLRLQHIAAAPVSFSILLGLTWKKVTKEGAFFSMLSGMIVGIIWMVLGFSDKIEAIYPVVLVTYFIGIIVSLLTNKKGEELA, translated from the coding sequence ATGCTAATTATGACATGGCTTATAACATTTATAGTAGTAGTTGGAATTGGAGTTTATGCAGGAACTAAAATTAAATCATCAAATCAATGGTCTGGAGGAGATAGATCTCTTGGAGTGTTATCATTGGGATGTGTTTTTGCAGCTTGGCAAATAGGTGGAATGGCTATTGTAGGAGCTGCACAAAATGGATATAATTTAGGAATATCAGGAGCTTGGTATTCAATTGCTGGTTCCTTTTACTTTATTGTTCTAGCTTTTTTTGCAAAAGTTATCAGAGAAAAAATGCCAGGAGAATCTGTTCCTAAATATTTGCAAATAAGATTTGATAGTAAAACATCTAAATTATATTCTTATGCATGGATTATTTATGGATTTTTTTATATTCCTATTCAATTAAAAACTGTTTCAAGTATAATATCACTGGTAGTACCAGAATTAAATGGAATATTAATTATGTTAATTGGAGTGACAGTTGCTGTGCTTTATACAGGTTTTTCTGGTATGAAGGGAGCATCTGCTGTTGGAAGGGTAGTATGTATAGGAATTTACATTTTATTAATTGTCTTTACAATTATAACATTACAAAAATTTGGTGGATACAGAGAATTGATGCAAAAATTACCTCAAGAATATTCAAAAATGAATAATATGCCAATACAAAGAATTATAGCTTGGATATTTGGTGGTTGTATTAGTACAGCAGTTATGCAATCAGTATTACAACCTCTTCTTGCAGCAAAAGATCCTGAAACAGCTAGAAAAGGATCTATATTAGGATATTTAATATCAGCTCCTATATGTTTTTTTACAGCGCTATGTGGAATTTTATCTAAAGTTTCTGGAGCTGATTTAGGAGATGGAACAACTGCTTTTGCCTATGCAATAAAAACATTTAGTTCGCCTGTTTTTGCTGGGATAATATTTGCATTTTCAACTATGATTATTGCAGCCACTATGGCAACTATGATGTTGGCAACAGGAACTATTATTACAAATATTTATAAGACACAAATTAACCCAGAAGCAGATGATAATAAAATATTAAAAATGTCAAAAGTAATCACTTTCATTTTTGCATATTTGACATTAATTCCTGCCTTTTTGATCCCTAGTTCTTCACTAACTAATTTATTCTTAAGATTGCAACATATTGCAGCAGCTCCAGTATCATTTTCTATATTATTAGGATTAACTTGGAAGAAAGTAACAAAAGAAGGTGCCTTCTTTAGTATGCTAAGTGGAATGATTGTTGGTATTATTTGGATGGTATTAGGTTTCTCTGATAAAATTGAAGCAATTTATCCAGTTGTTCTTGTAACATATTTTATAGGTATAATTGTATCTTTGCTAACAAACAAAAAAGGAGAAGAATTAGCATGA
- the ggt gene encoding gamma-glutamyltransferase, translating to MKSNKKIYMWPSAWEKPVVKGTYGAVSSNSCYATQAGLEILNKGGNAFDAAVAVSLVLSVVEEHHSGIGGGCFTLFYSVKDNETFALDGRGTAPKKATKDLFLKDGEVQDEWKDLGGQSVLVPGLLKTMDVLLKKYGTMELKEVVLPALKYAKEGFEIGYTYSLTMHDDSVQRKINLSNEFKKLYLKEDKSFYKFGDIYRNEKIAKLLELISKNGIDIFYNGEIAEKIVNIVNKNGGCFIAEDLKKYMPKIRKVEVSTYRGYEIKSFSPPSSGATLIEMLNIIENKNIKDMGHNSAETIHILAEAMKLGFSDRNVVLADPDYAKINDDKLISKEYAKERYSLVSSEAKEYTSGNLSNIKEYNGNTSHFSIIDRYGNVVSQTQTIRDWFGSGIIVDDYGFVLNNGMSDFSALAGAITSQGLTYGDLNAIEGGKIPLSSMSPTIVFKDKKPFMSIGAAGGPRIITGILQGIINAIDYDMLPEQLVNMPFINCLTKNQGLEVEYGISKDTLNILEKKGHIIKEIPVYQAMSTMLNSVMNIDGVLYAASTKRVDGCGGVLFENGHIALEGIIQR from the coding sequence ATGAAAAGTAATAAAAAAATATACATGTGGCCATCTGCATGGGAAAAACCAGTAGTTAAAGGAACTTATGGAGCAGTAAGTTCTAATAGTTGTTATGCTACACAAGCAGGACTTGAAATCCTAAACAAAGGGGGGAATGCTTTTGATGCAGCAGTGGCAGTTTCTCTTGTATTATCTGTTGTAGAAGAACACCATTCTGGAATAGGAGGAGGATGTTTTACTTTATTTTATTCTGTAAAAGATAATGAAACTTTTGCATTAGATGGAAGAGGAACTGCACCTAAAAAAGCAACAAAGGACTTATTTTTAAAAGATGGAGAAGTACAAGATGAATGGAAAGATTTAGGGGGACAATCAGTTTTAGTTCCAGGTCTATTAAAAACAATGGATGTACTTCTTAAAAAATATGGAACAATGGAGTTAAAAGAAGTTGTTCTTCCAGCATTAAAATATGCAAAAGAAGGATTTGAAATAGGATACACATACTCATTAACTATGCATGATGATTCTGTTCAAAGAAAGATAAATTTATCAAATGAATTTAAAAAATTATATTTAAAAGAAGATAAAAGTTTTTATAAATTTGGAGATATCTATAGAAATGAAAAAATAGCAAAACTTTTGGAATTAATTTCCAAAAATGGAATAGATATTTTTTATAATGGAGAAATAGCAGAAAAAATTGTAAATATAGTTAATAAAAATGGAGGATGTTTTATTGCAGAAGATTTAAAGAAATATATGCCAAAAATTAGAAAAGTTGAAGTATCTACATATAGGGGATATGAGATAAAATCTTTTTCGCCTCCTAGTTCAGGAGCAACATTAATTGAAATGCTAAATATTATAGAAAATAAAAATATAAAAGATATGGGGCATAACAGTGCTGAAACTATTCATATTCTTGCAGAAGCAATGAAATTAGGATTTTCTGATAGAAATGTAGTTTTAGCTGATCCAGATTATGCTAAAATAAATGATGATAAATTAATAAGTAAAGAATATGCAAAAGAAAGATATAGCTTAGTATCTTCAGAAGCAAAAGAATATACCTCAGGAAATTTATCTAATATAAAAGAGTATAATGGAAACACTTCTCATTTTTCTATTATAGATAGGTATGGAAATGTAGTTTCACAGACACAAACCATAAGAGATTGGTTTGGAAGTGGAATTATTGTGGATGATTATGGATTTGTATTAAATAATGGGATGTCGGACTTCTCAGCCTTAGCAGGAGCAATTACAAGTCAAGGATTAACTTATGGTGATTTAAATGCCATAGAAGGTGGAAAAATCCCATTATCAAGTATGTCACCAACTATTGTATTTAAAGATAAGAAGCCTTTTATGAGTATAGGAGCAGCTGGTGGTCCAAGAATAATAACAGGAATTTTACAAGGAATTATTAATGCAATTGATTATGATATGTTACCAGAACAGCTAGTAAATATGCCATTTATAAATTGTTTAACAAAAAATCAAGGGCTGGAAGTAGAATATGGAATATCTAAAGACACTTTAAACATTTTAGAAAAGAAAGGCCATATTATCAAAGAAATTCCAGTATACCAGGCTATGAGTACAATGTTAAATAGTGTAATGAATATAGATGGTGTATTGTATGCAGCATCAACTAAAAGAGTAGATGGCTGTGGAGGAGTTTTATTTGAAAATGGTCATATTGCTTTAGAAGGAATTATACAAAGATAA
- a CDS encoding TrmH family RNA methyltransferase, with translation MEIIESKENKLIKSLKKLKQKKYRDSENKFLAEGYKFLDYNYSPEMIIVREDIFQSNFYFEKINKFSCKEIVVTRKIFEELSSQENSQGIIILYNKKTNDLKFLSNNLVILDDVSDPGNLGTIIRICDATNFKDIILTKGTVDAYNEKVIRATMGSILNVNLYYLEKSEIINFLKENNYSIISTYLDKTAILYNKIELKEKNAVIFGNEGNGISDDFINITDYKTIIPILSNTESLNVAVATGIILYKFREIEGAF, from the coding sequence ATGGAAATTATAGAAAGTAAAGAAAATAAATTAATAAAATCTTTAAAAAAATTAAAACAAAAAAAGTATAGAGATAGTGAAAATAAATTTTTAGCAGAGGGATATAAATTTTTAGATTATAATTATTCCCCCGAAATGATAATTGTTAGAGAGGATATTTTCCAATCTAATTTTTATTTTGAAAAAATAAATAAATTTTCTTGTAAAGAAATTGTTGTGACAAGAAAAATTTTTGAAGAATTAAGTTCACAAGAAAACTCACAAGGAATTATAATTCTATACAATAAAAAGACCAATGATTTAAAATTTCTTTCAAATAATTTAGTTATTTTAGATGATGTGTCTGATCCTGGAAACTTAGGAACAATTATAAGGATTTGTGATGCAACTAACTTTAAAGACATTATTTTAACTAAGGGTACAGTTGATGCCTATAATGAAAAAGTTATAAGGGCAACTATGGGTTCAATCTTAAATGTGAATCTTTATTATTTAGAAAAATCTGAAATCATTAATTTTTTAAAAGAAAACAATTATTCTATAATTTCAACTTATTTAGATAAAACTGCTATTCTTTATAATAAAATAGAATTAAAAGAAAAAAATGCTGTAATTTTTGGTAATGAAGGTAATGGAATTTCTGATGATTTTATAAATATAACAGATTATAAAACTATTATTCCTATACTTTCAAATACTGAATCATTAAATGTTGCAGTGGCAACAGGTATTATCTTATATAAATTTAGAGAGATAGAGGGAGCTTTTTAA